One window of the Populus trichocarpa isolate Nisqually-1 chromosome 9, P.trichocarpa_v4.1, whole genome shotgun sequence genome contains the following:
- the LOC7478760 gene encoding uncharacterized protein LOC7478760, with the protein MDPCSFVRILVGSLALKFPVSSKPSLLSLQCFCKIKLKNFPTQKATIPLVNNQNQQGNHNPESNSLSNSLAACYSLDKTQIDNFLSRKKPKSLEIEVYSRDNGATCGLKDGKLLGKVTVPLDLRKTESRPCVMHNGWIDIGENKKGESTQFYLCVRVEPDSRYVFQFGGDPECSPQVFQVQGSVRQAVFTCKFSLRNPGDRNLVSMPSMTEPTPSRNWLPSLGADKDPPAKERKGWSITIHDLSGSPVAMASMVTPFVPSPGSDHVSRSNPGAWLILLPSHGTWKPWGRLEAWRERNANALGYRFELLHDSVSASPTTTTLVNSVINAKNGGKFTIDMTNSVSTPASSPHSSCDFGSGPGSGSWSGSEFGLGLLSPFVYKGFVMQSSVNNGNGRCNKTEVEIGVQHVNCTEDAAAFVALAAAVDLSVDACKSFTHKLRKELRQGQSFVV; encoded by the exons ATGGATCCGTGTTCTTTTGTACGGATACTTGTTGGTAGCTTAGCACTCAAGTTTCCCGTCTCTTCTAAACCCTCTTTGTTAAGCCTACAATGCTTTTGCAAGATCAAGCTCAAGAATTTCCCTACTCAAAAAGCTACAATTCCTTTAGTGAACAATCAAAACCAACAGGGAAATCATAACCCAGAAAGCAATTCTTTATCGAATTCCTTAGCTGCATGTTATAGTCTTGACAAGAcacaaattgataattttttgtctCGCAAGAAACCCAAGAGTTTGGAGATTGAGGTATACAGCAGAGACAACGGGGCTACTTGTGGATTGAAAGATGGGAAATTGCTGGGGAAGGTGACGGTGCCATTAGACCTGAGAAAGACAGAGTCTAGGCCTTGTGTTATGCATAATGGATGGATTGATATTggagaaaacaagaaaggaGAATCTACGCAGTTTTATCTGTGTGTTAGAGTTGAGCCTGATTCAAGATACGTGTTTCAGTTTGGTGGGGATCCTGAGTGTAGTCCTCAGGTTTTTCAAGTGCAAGGGAGTGTTAGGCAGGCTGTTTTCACTTGCAAGTTCAGTTTGAGGAATCCAGGGGATCGTAATTTGGTTTCTAT GCCATCGATGACAGAACCAACTCCATCAAGAAATTGGCTACCCTCCCTTGGAGCTGATAAAGACCCACCAGCAAAAGAACGAAAGGGATGGTCAATCACAATCCATGACCTATCTGGATCGCCTGTTGCAATGGCATCAATGGTGACACCATTTGTACCATCCCCAGGTTCGGATCATGTTAGTCGGTCCAATCCCGGGGCATGGCTAATTCTTCTCCCATCACACGGTACCTGGAAGCCATGGGGCCGTCTGGAGGCTTGGCGCGAACGTAATGCCAACGCTTTAGGATACCGATTTGAATTGCTACATGATTCTGTTTCAGCCTCCCCTACCACCACAACACTAGTCAATTCAGTTATCAACGCTAAAAATGGAGGGAAATTCACAATTGACATGACAAATAGTGTTAGCACCCCGGCGAGCAGTCCACATTCTAGTTGCGATTTTGGTTCCGGACCGGGGTCTGGATCGTGGTCCGGATCCGAGTTTGGTCTAGGGTTGTTGTCCCCGTTTGTGTACAAAGGTTTCGTAATGCAATCAAGTGTCAACAATGGTAATGGTCGGTGCAACAAGACAGAGGTGGAGATTGGGGTGCAACACGTGAACTGTACAGAGGATGCGGCAGCCTTTGTGGCATTAGCAGCAGCTGTGGATCTAAGTGTGGATGCTTGTAAATCCTTTACTCATAAGCTAAGGAAAGAGTTGAGACAGGGTCAGAGTTTTGTCGTTTGA
- the LOC18102079 gene encoding spore wall protein 2 encodes MIKRSPRRNPRSKGSKLKHGLQICLLLGVCFWLIYQVKHSHDKKKELDEKDANLSLSAHPHDELPKLGRKDLHPDLQDKTRSEKPEEEEEEDTGVDEEVNKKEEKGHEKEKEEETKHEEEEGGTKDEEVEREEHIHEEEEREGEGTYHLDKEREEEIRHEEEEQTEEAESEETEDKGRQGRDDEVDEHDQEKIEGEADRDEEFMDEEKEREDEGEETESQGNEGEDNEGEEKESQGNEDEDREVQADNETQSEDQDHDGGGKNSHEAREEHYKADDASSAVTHDTQIISTEPEKEGLEKSNENLAADDLQQDKYSISGNPLDVNEDKINSTSQLEQAENGHPLNATTDEKQNDEITLTKSEDESPNNTRVTVLSIDQLVPSNKSMEVSSEAGNNQAGANLEVSGSSQQNGMWNASDSNQIRNATIDGRVTGDVSNIQTTQLEQVNNDMVYNSIDSSNASSNSDSGVSDKIIKPELTVAEDVNSGLSSRTNESTEGTHDESSDTKNESGGTDENTNSSNMNEAEDAILHDPIDSSIGQDEREARIDLGTLPETGAGGVNSGNAAEE; translated from the coding sequence ATGATCAAGCGGTCACCACGTAGAAACCCCAGATCCAAAGGCAGCAAGTTAAAACATGGTCTTCAGATTTGTTTGTTGCTTGGTGTCTGCTTCTGGTTGATCTACCAAGTCAAGCATTCCCATGACAAGAAGAAGGAGCTTGATGAGAAAGATGCAAATCTCTCTCTCAGTGCACATCCTCATGATGAGCTTCCAAAACTTGGGAGGAAGGACCTCCATCCTGATTTGCAAGACAAGACCAGGAGTGAGAAACccgaggaagaagaggaagaagacacTGGAGTAGACGAGGAAGTAAATAAGAAGGAAGAAAAGGGGcatgaaaaagagaaagaagaagaaaccaagcatgaagaagaagaggggggGACTAAGGATGAAGAGGTGGAAAGAGAAGAACATATTCatgaagaggaagagagagaaggagaaggaacTTATCATTTagacaaagaaagagaagaagaaatcagGCATGAAGAAGAGGAGCAAACTGAAGAAGCAGAGAGTGAAGAAACCGAAGACAAGGGCAGACAAGGTAGAGATGATGAAGTAGATGAACATGATCAAGAGAAAATAGAAGGAGAAGCTGACCGTGATGAGGAATTTATGgatgaagagaaagagagagaggatgaaGGCGAGGAAACAGAAAGTCAAGGTAATGAAGGTGAAGATAATGAAGGCGAGGAAAAGGAAAGTCAAGGTAATGAAGATGAGGACAGGGAAGTTCAAGCAGATAATGAAACTCAATCAGAAGATCAGGATCATGATGGAGGAGGTAAGAACTCCCATGAGGCCCGAGAGGAACATTACAAGGCAGACGATGCTTCCAGTGCAGTGACTCACGACACCCAAATTATAAGCACTGAACCAGAGAAAGAAGGTTTGGAGAAATCAAATGAGAACTTGGCAGCAGATGATTTGCAACAAGATAAGTATTCCATTAGTGGTAACCCCCTGGATGttaatgaggataaaattaacTCAACATCTCAGCTGGAACAAGCTGAAAATGGCCATCCTTTGAATGCAACAACTGATGAAAAGCAAAATGACGAGATCACTCTGACCAAATCTGAGGATGAGTCACCTAACAACACAAGGGTTACAGTGCTGTCCATTGATCAATTAGTACCAAGCAATAAGTCAATGGAAGTGAGTTCAGAAGCAGGCAATAACCAGGCTGGTGCAAACCTTGAAGTTTCTGGTTCATCCCAGCAGAATGGAATGTGGAATGCCTCAGACTCAAATCAAATTCGAAATGCAACTATTGATGGTCGAGTTACTGGAGATGTATCCAACATTCAAACCACTCAGTTGGAACAGGTTAATAATGACATGGTTTACAATAGCATTGACTCCTCAAACGCTTCTAGTAATTCGGATTCTGGTGTATCAGATAAGATCATTAAGCCTGAATTAACAGTTGCTGAAGATGTGAATTCTGGGTTGTCTTCCAGAACAAATGAGTCTACAGAAGGTACTCATGATGAGAGCTCAGACACCAAAAATGAATCAGGTGGAACAGATGAAAACACCAATTCTTCTAATATGAACGAGGCTGAAGATGCAATCCTGCATGACCCTATTGATTCTTCAATTGGCCAAGATGAGAGAGAGGCTCGCATAGATCTAGGTACACTGCCAGAGACTGGTGCAGGAGGGGTTAACAGTGGAAATGCTGCAGAAGAATGA